The DNA region GGGGGAAAGAAAGCCAGTGCAACTATTGAGCCATTCAAAGTAGTTTCGGAAATAATATACAGATAGAAGAGCCAGGGGAAACAacagaaaaatataaacttctccatgaaggcaagaaaaaaaaaatctacaaaaaccAGAGTGATTAAAACACAATTTCTTCGTCTGAGATGCAATCTTCAGTAAGTAATATACTATGTACATAAGCAGGCAGCACATTCAAGCAACAAGAAGCTAATATAGCGACTACAGAAAATATACTCAAACTCAATTCTCATCTGTTTGAGAAGCACTTCCTGGTGCATTTGAGGAGGATGCTGTTGAGGATGGATGGCTTCTACCAGATTGAGAACCagatgaagatgaaaataaacTATTGAAAGGCCATGGAAAGGAAAACCTTCTCCCATTTCCACTTCTTGCTTCCCCATCTCCCTCTTCAACATTAATTCCATTACTAATATTACTTTCACTGTCCCTCTGATCAAAGGCATTTCTAGATCTCTCAGAATCAAGCTTGGACTCGTCAGCAGGCAACTGATGCCTGCAAACTGGACAGGAGCTATGAAGCTCCAGCCATGGCAATATACACCCACTATGAAACTTGTGCTTACATGGCATTTCCCTTGCCTCAGCAACAATCTCAAAATCATCCAAGCACACTGAACACTGCAAAGGCTCCTTAACAGTTACAGTAGGCAATGCCTCAATGGCTTCCTTTTGAGCTGGTGGAGTTCCATATCTATTAGGATCATTCTCTGCCAAGTGCTGCAATAACAAATCCAAGCCAGGTCCAATGACATAATCACCTAATGACCCAATTGCATTTTGATTCTGGTTTTGAACATTGTTTGAATCATAAGAACCCTGAACAATGATACTTTGATTAAATGGATTGATCAAAATGACACGCTCTCTTTCCCTGTCCATATCCCTAACCCTATCCCTGTCCCTATCTCCTTCCAAGTTCTCGGATTCAGATACCAAAATTCCAGCACGAATTCCTTGAAGCAATTGCAATATTGTTGCTGAGTTTCTtctgctcctcctcctcctcctcatgaATGATTCTATTTCACGCTCAAATTCAGGTTCTCCTGCATGGTTTGCTTCACCATCATCATTTCCGTCCTCATCTTCTTCATACTCCACCCTTCTAAGCCTTCTACGACGATGGGAATTTCCCACCATGCCAAGCAAGATTGGGGCCCAAAGGGAGAGGGCACGATCAGATCCAAATTCAGAGTCAGGGACCTGATTATCCCCAGTGCTATCAATCATATCTTCAATGAAACCATTTTGGCAAAAAGGGCATTTGATCTCAACTCCCATGATGGGATTTACCATTTGAGAGCACATATGGCACCAGTAGCGTGCAGCCATTGTTTGTCCCCCCTCCCCTCCTTCACcagcaaccacaaccacaaccacaaccacaactaTCCTCTTGTTGTCCCTGCCACAATCAAAGCAGCACATTAATACATCAAATACAAGCAAGAACCAAATTAGCATCCCAATCTCAAATTCACACAGGAACaaagtaaatgaaaaaacaaaaaaagaatcatttcTTTCACAATGCACAAATCTAACACATAAACACCAGCACAATACATAATTCTCTATAGGACAGAGCTCATGgtttagcaaacaaaatcacaaatttcaagatctagaaaacaataaaagaatattGATCACTACCAGATGAAAAGTTGGAATTTTGAAAGAACCcatcaaaaaattgaaatgagaaGATTAAAAAGGTTTCATCTTTgagagcaaaaacaaaaacaaaattgtagaGACAGATCGATCCCCACAAAACAAGCATGgtcaaacaaaaagaagactATAAAGTGATGTCCTTACAAATGCAAAAACCAAGGAAAACCCAAAATTATCCTTTCAATCAACACCTTAAAATATGTGGTGTTGTACTCTACTTCTTCAAGACAAGatgataatttaagaaaaaaaaaatatgagcaaGAAACTGAAGACGCTTTTGTgaggaaaaaacaataaaaagaaaaagggtaggTGGGAGGGGGGGATTTATATAAAGGGTACAAATTTACGAGGGAGCAGAAAGATCTGGAAGCATGGAGAGCAGGAAAAGGAGCACGGACAAGGAAGTTCAAAGAATTTGACCAAACATCTCATTACCTAACAAACATTCAAATCATCTAACATATGATAGGATATGATATTAAAAGCAAACCATTTCACTTTGACACGCAAATACAAAACATAACCACAAATCATATTTCTATATAAGATCGATGCATGAAACACAGAAAGATTAGAGCTTTGTGCCTGAAGttctttgcttttattattattgttgttgttgttttggatGGTAAAATTTGGTGGAGAAAACGGAGAAATCACTCTCtggttatatttttattttttggtggaGAAGAGGAAAGAGAGGGCTGACAGGGAaaagaaccaaagaaaaaagagagaaacgaCCAAGAAGAAGCGAGAATGAGCTACCTTAGATTCCCATTTGCCAATTTACACTCGACAGACACGGAGAGGACCACCCaaccaatctctctctctctctctatcaatCATTCAAATATGGCGAGGTTAATGGCCCCATTCATCCTTTTTACTCTTCTACTTTGTGTATTTCATTCTTGTActaaatttttatcaattgagTCCTTGTAGCTGAGGTTTAGCTGCTTGTTTTTGCGCGTGCCGTGCTTTTTagaaaactaattttttctcattaaattaatttttttggattgaaatttttaaaaataaatcagtttaatgtatattttttaaaaaaaacatattaaaaaactacCACGCGTTCTAGATGGGCTCGTTTGGAGAAAGCTGGCTGGATTTTCACCTTTGCTCCTATGAACATGAAGCACAATACAAATGTTTGGGATCCCTGAACCGAGAAAACATCTAAACCAAACCTCTCTATATAGATATCTCTGATCCTGAACAGTTGGCGAACCTCCGTACGGACTCTCGACTCTGTAATGAATTCTCATGTAGTGTTAACAGAAACAAAAGCCTCCAAAGATTGACATCAGATTGAGCTGACTGGTCACTTGCCGAATAAGACGACGCTGCGAGCTTGTGCACGGATCTCCTCGCCGCCTCCAGCAAAACTGCATTGGTTACCAAAAGGGAGACCTATGAAAATCCCAATGCTAAATCCTTGACACTATGCCAGCTCACAGAAGAAGCTCAAGGTGTGGTCCTTGAAACATTGGGATTGGAAGCCATAGTCTTGAGAAGAAATGGCAGGAGTAAAGAAGTGCACAGGTATCATCCCGCATAAAACTAGCCGCGTGGCCCACATCAAGGGAATTAACTTCGAAAAGACCAGAACTTTCACAGATCTATGATGCAATTCAAATAGTTTGAGGCTTGCCTGCTGCACCCTCCTCCCGCAAAGGCTAAAACTAGTCAGAACAAGCAGCATGCCAGCAGACTATTCTGGGGAATGGTATATTTGAACCATGTCACTGATGCGGGCAGAAGGTATACAGAAGTGGCACAGGTAATCATAATATGTAGGTGCCAAGAGGGTCAATGTTGAATCAGCTTAAATAGCCTTTAGTTCAGTAAGGAAGAGGTTGAAGAAGAACACTGTCTGGCTCAGAgcatatatatgatttatatatatatatatattatatatatatatactagagAAGAAACAGATGGAAAACTTGGTGATAAAAAGACCAAACAAGTTTCTTAATGATGTGACATATGCTATTGGTAAATCACGAGCTTGGAATGCTAAATACAAAAAACCTCACCCCCACAAGTCCATTGGGATAGCTGAATGTACAAGTAAAATCAGAAGATTAACTCCAAGAGCTCAAATAATGGATAATgataacgataaaaaaaataataataatctcatcAAGTTGCTTGCCAAAATTACAACACTGTCCTTAAGGGTGGTAATTTACTGGAAGTCAACATTATCTAGGACGAATTTCCGTATACCTACATCCACAGCTTCAAAAGCTCTGCGTGTGGTCACCTTCACCTGAGGAACTTCAGCACTAGAAGTAGATCCATCGTCACAGATTCCAGAGTTTTGATCCTGCAATTAAATAACATAAACCATGCAAAATCACACGCAAATATTGATTCCTtccaatttacaaataaaagaaaatgcatGTAGAAGCACAAAACTCATTCTCTTCCTTCCTTGAAAGCATTTATGTCGAAAACAAATGGATGATAAGTGCCACCATTAACCATTTCCTCCCCACCTTATCCCTTCAGCAATTTCCTCCTTTCTCTTAAACCAGACGGGGCATAAAATTTCCGTGGGCAAGTAAGTAACAAATTCTCTTGTGCACGTGGAAGTATTGtgcaaaagttaaaaaaaaaaaaaaaaacatgacaaaagATTACATATATAGCGACGAAGTAGGAAACGAAGATATCAAAGGCTAAGTAAAGCATGGCATACAAGTAAGGTATAGCCTACCTGACGGAGACGTCTGCTGTACTGTCCATCTTCGAAAAGAGACGAGTAATAAGCTGGATCGTAAATGGAACTCCCTAAAACAACATCATAATCTGAGCATTCTCTGCCTAGAGTAGCAGGAGTTGCTGGACTGAGAAAACTCCTGCTTAAATCAAAATCTGCTTCTCGAGTAGCTGTACTATCTATATAAGGAACCCCCAATCTGTAGATTTGAATCCATAACAATGAGGATGACAACCTCACTGTAAAACCAACGATTTGCATTGCCAGAGTGAGTTTCACTGAAAAGACGAAGAACATTCCATACTTGTCAGAGGAAATGTTCCTGCAACACGACACAAACAGACGATACTTTCAATTGATACACAGAATACAGTAGGAAACATGAGCATTGCCGCATAAAAGGAAGAAATCTGTCGCCCATCTTCTATATTTAACtcgataacatttttttttttttaaaagaaatacagAAAAagagtaaattgaaaaataaccgcCCAACCACTTAAATACATGCCTCttctacatatatataattcaacaacatttttttttaaagtacaagCTCTTAGACAGACAGTAtgatattgaagaatgaaactTTTGACTTTGCaatcatgatttattttctgggggagaaggaaaaaagaaagagaaggtaCCAGATGGGGTGAGAGAAGAGGATGAACCAGGCAATGTCGAGGAGAATAGAGGAGAAGAGGAGGAAAGCGTAGGTACGGCAAAGGCGCTGACTGCTGCTCTCAATGGCGACGAGGGCgaacaaagagatggccaaattAAGGAGCAAGATTCCGTTGTACGAAGCTCCAAGGGATCCGATCAAAGAGCAACCAATCTACATGCACATATTCAATTGAAATGAAATACTAAATTGTAATAATAACGGAGTTAatttgagatatatatatataattaaaagattacCTGAAGGTAAATAAGAAAGAGAGCTAAATTAATATTGGAGAGAGTCGTAATCGCGAAGCCAGGCGTGAAATCGATCCTTGAAGAAATGAGAACAGCCATTACAATTCCACATCTCTATCTATCAATCATATACTaataatcttcttcttcctcttcctcttcctcttccttttcctctcatgattaaata from Populus alba chromosome 14, ASM523922v2, whole genome shotgun sequence includes:
- the LOC118062587 gene encoding E3 ubiquitin-protein ligase SIRP1-like: MAARYWCHMCSQMVNPIMGVEIKCPFCQNGFIEDMIDSTGDNQVPDSEFGSDRALSLWAPILLGMVGNSHRRRRLRRVEYEEDEDGNDDGEANHAGEPEFEREIESFMRRRRRSRRNSATILQLLQGIRAGILVSESENLEGDRDRDRVRDMDRERERVILINPFNQSIIVQGSYDSNNVQNQNQNAIGSLGDYVIGPGLDLLLQHLAENDPNRYGTPPAQKEAIEALPTVTVKEPLQCSVCLDDFEIVAEAREMPCKHKFHSGCILPWLELHSSCPVCRHQLPADESKLDSERSRNAFDQRDSESNISNGINVEEGDGEARSGNGRRFSFPWPFNSLFSSSSGSQSGRSHPSSTASSSNAPGSASQTDEN